From the Thermovirga lienii DSM 17291 genome, one window contains:
- a CDS encoding translation initiation factor IF-3 (PFAM: Translation initiation factor IF-3, C-terminal domain; Translation initiation factor IF-3, N-terminal domain~TIGRFAM: translation initiation factor IF-3~COGs: COG0290 Translation initiation factor 3 (IF-3)~InterPro IPR019813: IPR019814: IPR019815: IPR001288~KEGG: tai:Taci_0724 translation initiation factor IF-3~PFAM: Translation initiation factor 3-like~SPTR: Translation initiation factor IF-3;~TIGRFAM: translation initiation factor IF-3~manually curated), giving the protein MAKKPDEPRVNNEIRAKEVLLIDEKGVKVGVVPLARALDIAEERELDLVEVAPQANPPVCRILDYGKYKYQLQKKEKDARKKSKAQTVKEMKMRPKIDQHDYEFKTKAIRNFLADGHRVKVAVFFRGREMAFLDKGREVLERVIKDCQDVGKVEMEPRMEGRYMRIMLAPLPQSQKKKKEPSKVDNEKNNTEGKE; this is encoded by the coding sequence ATAGCGAAAAAACCTGATGAACCAAGGGTGAATAATGAGATACGGGCGAAAGAGGTTTTGTTAATTGATGAAAAAGGTGTGAAGGTTGGGGTTGTTCCTTTGGCTAGAGCTCTCGATATTGCAGAAGAAAGGGAGCTTGACTTAGTGGAGGTAGCCCCCCAAGCCAATCCTCCTGTCTGCAGGATCCTTGATTACGGTAAATATAAGTATCAGTTGCAGAAAAAGGAAAAGGATGCCCGTAAGAAGAGCAAGGCGCAGACAGTTAAAGAAATGAAAATGCGCCCAAAGATCGACCAACATGATTACGAGTTCAAAACCAAGGCCATAAGGAACTTTTTGGCTGATGGGCATAGGGTGAAGGTGGCAGTGTTTTTCAGAGGAAGAGAGATGGCCTTTTTGGACAAGGGCAGAGAAGTGTTGGAGAGGGTAATCAAAGATTGCCAAGATGTGGGTAAGGTGGAGATGGAACCTAGAATGGAAGGACGCTATATGCGCATAATGCTGGCACCTCTGCCACAGAGCCAAAAAAAGAAAAAGGAGCCTTCTAAGGTGGATAACGAAAAAAACAATACAGAAGGCAAGGAATAA
- a CDS encoding ribosomal protein L35 (PFAM: Ribosomal protein L35~TIGRFAM: ribosomal protein L35~InterPro IPR001706: IPR018265: IPR021137~KEGG: tai:Taci_0725 ribosomal protein L35~PFAM: Ribosomal protein L35~SPTR: 50S ribosomal protein L35;~TIGRFAM: ribosomal protein L35), whose translation MPKMKTHSGAKKRFRVTGTGKLSYKKNGRGHLLRKKNSKRLRRLKQKGYLNPTMERNVKRLLPYA comes from the coding sequence ATGCCTAAGATGAAGACTCACTCGGGGGCAAAAAAGCGCTTCAGGGTGACAGGTACAGGTAAGTTGAGTTACAAAAAGAACGGTAGGGGACACCTTTTACGGAAAAAGAACAGTAAGAGGCTGAGGAGATTGAAACAGAAGGGATACCTGAACCCGACTATGGAACGGAACGTAAAAAGATTACTTCCTTACGCTTAG
- a CDS encoding LSU ribosomal protein L20P (PFAM: Ribosomal protein L20~TIGRFAM: ribosomal protein L20~COGs: COG0292 Ribosomal protein L20~InterPro IPR005813~KEGG: tai:Taci_0726 ribosomal protein L20~PFAM: ribosomal protein L20~SPTR: 50S ribosomal protein L20;~TIGRFAM: ribosomal protein L20): MPRVKGGSASDKKRKKLFDITKGFWGRKKNTYRRAKEASLHALSSAYKDRRARKRDFRKLWVTRISAAARMNDISYSNFINGLKKADIQVNRKMLADLAVNDMQAFKALVEKAKEALGQ; encoded by the coding sequence ATGCCGCGAGTGAAGGGCGGATCCGCGAGCGATAAGAAACGCAAAAAGCTTTTTGATATAACTAAGGGTTTTTGGGGTAGGAAGAAAAATACTTACAGACGAGCGAAAGAGGCTTCTTTGCACGCTCTTTCAAGCGCCTATAAAGATAGGCGGGCTAGGAAAAGAGATTTTAGGAAACTTTGGGTCACAAGGATCAGTGCAGCAGCCCGAATGAACGATATATCTTACAGTAACTTCATAAACGGACTGAAAAAGGCTGATATTCAGGTTAACAGGAAGATGCTTGCAGATCTGGCCGTTAATGACATGCAGGCTTTCAAAGCGCTGGTCGAGAAGGCCAAGGAGGCGCTTGGACAATAA
- a CDS encoding H(+)-transporting two-sector ATPase (PFAM: Cation transport protein~TIGRFAM: potassium uptake protein, TrkH family~COGs: COG0168 Trk-type K+ transport systems membrane components~InterPro IPR003445~KEGG: aco:Amico_0707 H(+)-transporting two-sector ATPase~PFAM: cation transporter~PRIAM: H(+)-transporting two-sector ATPase~SPTR: H(+)-transporting two-sector ATPase;~manually curated) — MNPKKFYGKLEPEKVILWGFLMLIMSGTLLLWISNYSYKPLTFIDSLFTATSAVCVTGLVVVDTASDLTFYSKSIVAVLIQLGGLGVMTAFTFLFILRGARVSLQQRYYLSNSLGLESVSGVIRLLGHIVKMTLAIELFGTLLLFGKLIDYYEPLSALGHATFQSVSAFCNAGFSTFPGNMMPFSKDIYLTSVIMILIVLGGIGFVPLTEIVGVEKRGKRLSPYCKMVLIMTVMLIVLGCIFLFLSEHCRSNQQISVFQGFWDALFQSVSARTAGFNTVDIGKVSPLGSFILILLMIVGASPGSTGGGMKTTTLGVLLLSLYSEILQREDVVFFGRRVPYSVLRKAVSLAIVYVMTIFLSSFIMGFMEPYSFREILFEVTSALGTVGLSTGITPKLSTGSKLLLILLMFWGRVGLIIFFYGIARKEEKGRVTYADVNVPIG, encoded by the coding sequence ATAAACCCCAAAAAGTTTTATGGCAAACTTGAACCTGAGAAGGTCATTCTGTGGGGGTTCCTGATGTTGATTATGTCAGGAACCCTCCTTCTATGGATTTCTAATTACAGCTATAAACCCCTAACTTTCATTGATTCCCTGTTCACTGCTACTTCTGCTGTTTGCGTAACAGGCTTGGTAGTTGTGGATACGGCGTCTGATTTGACTTTTTATTCTAAATCAATCGTCGCAGTGTTGATTCAGTTAGGTGGATTGGGCGTCATGACAGCTTTCACTTTTTTGTTCATATTGCGTGGTGCCAGAGTAAGCCTTCAGCAGAGGTATTATCTGTCCAATAGTTTGGGTTTAGAGAGCGTTTCAGGAGTTATAAGACTTTTAGGCCACATAGTGAAGATGACCTTGGCTATAGAACTTTTCGGGACCTTGCTTCTTTTTGGAAAACTGATAGATTACTATGAACCTTTGAGTGCCTTGGGGCATGCGACCTTCCAGAGCGTGAGCGCTTTTTGCAATGCTGGATTCTCTACGTTCCCAGGAAACATGATGCCCTTTAGTAAGGATATTTATTTAACTTCGGTGATAATGATTCTTATAGTTTTAGGAGGCATAGGGTTTGTCCCTCTTACCGAGATCGTGGGTGTTGAAAAACGTGGCAAGCGGCTATCTCCCTATTGCAAAATGGTCCTTATCATGACGGTTATGTTGATAGTCCTAGGTTGTATATTTTTGTTCTTGTCCGAGCATTGTAGGAGCAATCAGCAGATATCTGTTTTCCAGGGCTTTTGGGATGCCTTGTTTCAGTCAGTTTCTGCACGTACTGCAGGCTTCAATACTGTAGACATAGGCAAGGTGTCACCATTGGGTAGTTTTATATTAATCTTGCTCATGATAGTGGGAGCCTCTCCAGGTTCTACCGGTGGAGGTATGAAGACCACAACGCTGGGGGTTTTATTGCTTTCATTATATAGCGAAATTTTACAGAGGGAGGACGTCGTGTTCTTTGGGCGGAGGGTTCCTTACAGTGTTTTAAGAAAAGCCGTTTCTCTTGCTATAGTCTATGTGATGACCATATTCCTAAGTAGTTTTATTATGGGGTTCATGGAGCCTTACTCGTTCAGAGAGATCCTTTTTGAAGTTACATCTGCATTGGGTACAGTGGGACTTTCGACTGGCATTACCCCAAAGTTGTCTACCGGTAGCAAGCTGCTGCTGATCCTGCTGATGTTTTGGGGTAGAGTTGGCTTGATCATTTTCTTTTATGGGATAGCCAGGAAAGAAGAAAAGGGGCGCGTTACGTACGCTGACGTTAATGTGCCTATAGGCTAG
- a CDS encoding TrkA-N domain protein (PFAM: TrkA-N domain; TrkA-C domain~COGs: COG0569 K+ transport systems NAD-binding component~InterPro IPR003148: IPR006037~KEGG: aco:Amico_0708 TrkA-N domain protein~PFAM: TrkA-N domain protein; TrkA-C domain protein~SPTR: TrkA-N domain protein), producing the protein MPKLIGNKKTFLVVGLGRFGRAVCERLVELGDSVIAVDKVRARIEEITDKVDVAAQMDATDEEALKKIGAKEVDGAIVAIGSNIEASILATTLLVGMEVPYVAARANSAIHARVLARMGAQKVFFPERDFGFKVAEQVSKPALSNFIELPGSDFLIGEIASREEMVDKTLAELEFRNRYNAVVLLIKRGTDKFIPRADTRLGREDKLIVAAYREDLDKLIE; encoded by the coding sequence TTGCCCAAATTGATAGGGAACAAAAAGACATTTCTGGTGGTGGGTTTAGGGAGATTTGGCAGAGCAGTGTGTGAGAGATTAGTTGAGTTGGGAGACAGCGTAATAGCTGTAGACAAGGTGAGGGCCAGGATAGAAGAAATCACTGACAAAGTGGACGTGGCTGCTCAAATGGATGCTACTGATGAAGAAGCGCTGAAAAAAATTGGTGCAAAAGAGGTAGATGGAGCGATAGTCGCCATAGGATCTAATATTGAAGCTAGTATTCTAGCAACGACGTTACTCGTTGGTATGGAGGTTCCATATGTGGCTGCCAGAGCCAATAGCGCCATTCATGCCAGGGTGTTGGCGAGGATGGGAGCACAGAAAGTGTTTTTTCCTGAGAGGGACTTTGGCTTCAAAGTGGCGGAGCAAGTTTCAAAACCAGCGCTGTCCAATTTTATAGAGCTTCCAGGTTCTGATTTTTTGATTGGCGAAATTGCATCCCGCGAAGAGATGGTGGATAAAACCCTAGCAGAACTGGAGTTCAGGAACCGCTATAACGCGGTGGTGTTATTGATAAAAAGGGGCACAGACAAGTTTATTCCCAGAGCGGATACTCGTTTGGGTAGAGAGGACAAATTGATCGTGGCTGCGTATCGAGAAGATTTGGATAAATTGATAGAATGA